A region of the Sander vitreus isolate 19-12246 chromosome 1, sanVit1, whole genome shotgun sequence genome:
TTTCCAGTTGTACTAAGTAAAGCTAATGGCTGCTGCccgtagcttcatatttagcatacagacaaGCGGTATTTCCAACACTAGGTGTTCCTCAAAATTATAGTAGTACAAAAACACAtctcatacagtatgtcatctcTCTGTGATTATGTGCAGCTGAATTTGAAGCAAACTACATTGAGATTTACAAGATTGCTAAAGGTGGTTTTGGAGCCGTATATGCAGGCTACCGAAAAGAAGACGTTGCATCAGTAAGtcttacactctctctctctctctctctctctctctctctctctctctctctctctctcacacgcacacacacacacacacacacacacacacacacacacacacacacacacacacaccattcatATCTCACTGCATTTTTAGAAACTGCCAAATGAAACACTTGTGCTTCTATCTTTCAGGTTGCTATCAAACATATTCCAAAAGAAAAGGTCCACTACAGTGAAGTGGTAAGTGAATAAATCTGGTCTCCTTACATCAACTGTTGAAATAAACATGGCCATGTCTTCCTCATTTACCGTGGTATATTTTTGTTCttatgtattttctgtatttccttTAGGTGAAGAATGGAAAGGTGTATAAGGTCATTGCTGAAGCCGCCCTCATGGTGAAAGCAGCAGGTGGAGCTGAATCACTTGGGAGATCTGCAGCCATCTCCCTACTTGACTGTTATGATCTGGAGGAGGACCTTCTCCTGATTATGGAAAGACCAGTCCCCTCCATGGATCTCCACCAGTATCGCAAGGCCAAAAGAGGCTTCCTGCTGGAAGATGAGGCCAAGGTAATGAAGCTAGGTGAAGGATGCGTGTTCGTTGTCAAGCGTAATTTCCCCACTCCCCATCCATTGTCTATGCGAGCAGCcttgcaatgcattctggtagcgttgTGGGGACTTTGGAGAAACGGATCGTTGAGGTGCCTGCTCCTCATTTGTATAAGTTGAATTCAGGCTATTTTATGCAAACGAGGAGCGTCCCGCTCAACTGGCCGGCTCTCGAAAGCTCACAaagatcttttaaactgaccattGTCGATCTGAAacaaagacagattcagcaactgcatagcctGTTTCTCGCATAAAATagtttcagaaacacatttcgttGAACTATTTCGTAAATAAGAGAAAGTTTTCCAaaaagccgccattatggtccgTTTTAAAATGCGGGAGCAGACAGCCCCATGTGAAGTGTtggtccaatcaggtgcagccatcggTGTTGTAGGAGGGTTTAGCCTGTTTCTTTTGCTTGTCAGCGGTCAGTCAAGAGAAACTGGTAACTGCTAGTGGCAAGCCCACtagcaatgctgggaagcggggcgatccctTCTGTGAAAAAAACGCCTATATGGACACGTTTATGGTACacgatggctgcacctgattggaccaACACTTCACGTGGGGTTGCCTTACGTTAACTGGAAATAGGTCTCCAATTAATGTGGCATATCTTGTTCGTTTAGTGCATATAAGAAATGAGGTGTAAAAAGTTTTGGTTTTAAGGGTGGATGTGTACAGGACTATTTCTTAGCCGGGTGCAAGCCAAGCTAACTGGCTGTTGGGGGTAGTTTCATATTTAGGATATGGACATGGTGGTATAAATGGTCTCATCTAGTAACtatcagcaagaaagcaaagaagCAGATATCCTTTAGCGTACTGTCCAGTTAGCAACCAAGAGCACTAGTAGTCACCACCTTTTTAGCAGGGAGGCATGAGTGAATTTCTCTGCATACTCTTGTCTGACTGAACAAGTCCAACACCACTCCATTCACTCACCTGTTTCACTCTGTCCCTTTATCACAGACCATCCTAAGGCAGATGGTGGATGCAGCCATCGAGATCCACACAAATGGAGTCTTCCACAGGGACATCAAGTTAGAAAACACCCTCATTGAAATTGGATCACATGTCCCACGCGCTCGTGTGATTGATTTTGGCTGTGGTTGCCTCGTGATAAAGGGATATTACTATCGCTACTCTGGTATGATATCCGTCATCTGCTCCTGCTCTTCACTTAGTTAACGATCTTTGAAACAATTGTTGTTGTTCAAACAaggtttctccctctcttctgtCTACGTCTTTCTTGCTCTATTTCTGAATATCTCTGACggtctctctccttctttgtGTCCAACGTTGTGTATTTTAGGTACCTTATCAAAAGCCCCTCCAGAATGGTTCATGTTCAAAAGATACAAAGCCAGTCCCACAACAGTGTGGCAGCTGGGAGCACTGTTGTACGACCTGCTGGATCATGATTATTCCTTTAAAACAAGTATTTACCTTGAAAGAGGGATCAAAATCAACTTGAATCTGTCCATAGGTaagacactctcacacacacacacacacacacacacacacacacacacacacacacacacacacacacacacacacacacacacacacacacacagtacagtttGAAAGGGTCAAttaatttaaatgacaaaagTTGATATTTTATACTACGATACACTGcaatatttttgtacttttagtGCTACCCAACCTAGCCATGCAGATACAGCAGTTTGGTTTCAGCTGTTTATAATTTTCAATGTTTGTGACAAAGATTTCTGTAGCCACCCCAAAAAATGAatctatattttaattttaaataaagaaaacactgtCCTGGTCAGGGTTTCcatattgtgttctaggtcttgaATAATTTTCAACAGGTCTTACttttcttaaaggtccagtgtgtaacgtgtttagttgttcattatcaaaacctgtgttgcccgttcacaaacttgtcctttttcatgaatatttaccaccaccatcaattccaagtattctttttggcttgaaattttacatttgcattagcatgaactggggtagacgctcgaTAGCGTATTCATGCGTTATCTTAAAATATgttaagggacatacaggacatactgctccgcctttcacgttttcgctgtcacatgatgaactcacaggtgctgctaatgctgctaacgggtatcgtagcttcctggcCACGGcaggtttgaagaaggaaacatggaggaccacacgtattcaaaatctaaatttcaggaacagaagtcttcttcttcgcccacaaaaagaaaaaaggatattgaaaagagcaagagaccggctttttgaagcgtgaaggctaccgtagttgTAATACggactttgaactgcgtggtgcgagagagttgattgcgatacatgatctcaacactagataggagaaattcctacacattggacctttaagtccATGCAATGCTACCTCTAATgcggtttgttttttattctgtggtgttgaaGATCTTTCTTtagctagtccaaatataatttcacTGTATGACAACTTCAACTGAACATGCAACTTAtgttgcagccaatcagctttcgtgttattggtGCAAGTCTCTTTCGGAACCTACCACAGACATGGATGagggggaagtgcaagttttgCGATACTGAATTCagggcttagttgatgttgtgTTTCCTTCATAATGGGTCTGATGGcaggtgaaacctgcagaaactgcCTAGTTCTCATTCAAACTCCTGTCTTCTGATAGTCCCAATGTAAACTGTTCTCACTTAAATCTTTGGATTACGTATTGTACCAGGGATGCCGTTTCTGAAAAGAGATGTTGCTAGatatgttttaaatgtcattttaatatGCAATGATCACTGTGAAATTACAATCAGCCCCATTGCATTGTGTCGGAGGCAGAAATCTCCCAAAAAAAGGCAGGACACTTTAATGACTTCAAGTTTGCCAAGTTGGTGTTTAATTGAattcatgtattttgtgttacttttaccacacatttcaaaaataaGTCAACAGTTACAAATCCctgaaaattatatttttccaATGGATCACTGTGCTGCCACTTCAACCTCGgatctccgtctctctctctctctctctctctctctctctctctctttccagacTGCCAAGAATTCTTGCAGATGTGTCTGGTCAGAAACCCTAACAGGCGTCCCAGCTTAGAGCAGCTACAGCTCCATCCCTGGCTCAGATAGTCCATGCCACACCACCTGCTCATTTGCCAAATGTGTCCCAGGTATTATCCAGGAAGAGGAACTGGAGGGAACTCAAGTCCAAATCAATAAAATAGTTTGATGAATCAATGGCTGTCTACCAATTGATTATGATATCATATGTGACATTTACTGTTGTtgtaattgccactgttcataaTGTCATAACATTACATCCACTGCTTTAAATATTGTGAGTcatatttctatatttattatagttagtctcgcattgccagaccttcctccacagcgctacggaggagggtctggctagtccacacagcattacaggatgggagaaaaacgtgctctggtttattggcatttctttaaaccaatcacaaacgtcttgggcggcgctaaggaCCGGAtggagccccggtgccgctgcaaaatagtctcaggaaggaacttgttttggtggaacatgtttacgttcaaaggttgttttagtcatgcgacagaaaactcagattggacagatattctagctagctgtctggatttaccctgcagagatctacaatcccggaagtggaacgttgtggatatagactaggtatgtatgtctctctccctcccaacTGGTCTGTCGAGGCAGACGGCCGCCCATCTAGAGCCACGTTCGGTCTAGACATACTCtacctgtaaagtgtcctgagattcttacttctgttatgatttgacactatgaatGAAATTCAATTAAATATGCACAGAGAAGCAGTCGTTGGCAATACAAATCCAAAGTCTCAGGCTCCCTTCAGCGATGCTAATACAACTAAATATGTatcaaactgaaaaagaaaaacaaaatgagaatCTTAACATAAAACAGGCAATCTGGTTTTGTCATAGCAAGTCCCCATGGAAACTGCCGACATTGTGGTTTGTTAATTATGCTGTAAATTTGCCTATTCCCTTTTCACATCCATATAAACGCAACCcttaacactacacacacaaaaaaacagcaaccttaagacagaaaaacaggtCAAGTGGGAGAATGCTCAGGGCATTCAACTGGAAAAGGCTAACATGAAAGACCTGGAGATTATCAAAGAGATTTACGAAAATAAATTGGCTCGACTCTTGTCGGAAAGAAGGATTgttggaaaagaaaacagattgTTTAATGGCCATACTCTCTGACTCTGGCCCCTTTAGTTTGTGGATCATTACCTTGTGGGCACACTTGCACACAGTCCAAATGTGTCCTTTtatcctccctcccccctcctttCATTTCTCTAAGTCTTGTCATCCCAAGCAAGGGAGTGAGACTGCAGGAAAATGGCCCATTAAATATAACCCTCGTCTCTCCCAGTGTGCCCAATCGGCCTCTCTTTAACCAACATGGGATCAAAAATCCTCTTCCTTTCTCACTCACTGTAACACAAAACAAGGTTCATAGAGCAAGGGCATCTTGGAATTAACCATGAAACAAGTTAAAAAGCACAACCTTGTCCCTTGAACCGATTCTAGAATATCTCAAACCACTTACCCaaacttctcttttttttttttgccttgatCGCCACTTTCATGCTGGGCCCTTAAAAGGTTTAGGTAGAAAACTTGATCCTGTAAAGAAATTGAATAGACTGggaggattttttttcctgcaagtGCAGTCAGGGTTTCGTGTAAAAGCCAAAGGGATTACagaaacagacatttttttctcacaaaatgAGAGaatgtgtatgtgggtgtgtatgtttgtgcatgtgtatgaCTAATTGGAGGTACTACTCTACTTGTCACTGCACTGCCGGACCttatattattgtatttcatAGTAAATGATACAAAACTGCATGAATATAAAGATTTGTCTTTGAATACAGTCAGGGTTGTATACCTCAATTGATTTCTAACTAGTTCTCAAGAGGCTTATTATTAAGCTATGCTGACATTCCTTGCTTGGGTTTACTtcatattattttcttttttgtgttttttttattaagttcTGTTGTGCCCTTTCTGGTCAGCTTCCGTTTGATCTTATGTTACACCATGTATCACATTGGGGCCAACAGACCGGACTCAACAGCAAGATTTAAAACACAGGGCAGATGGAATAGAAAGTTTTTACTTGCAAACAGGCTTCGGTACCCAGGACTACAGTCCAAAACAGGCAAAGATAACCAAAAACTCTAGGTAAATGCTGAGTCAAAATAAAGGGAAGCAGCAAGACACGAGGAGCAAAAGGCTGGAGCGCGAACTCTGTACAGCTAAGATGAACTGGCAACAAACAATGGGAGCACAAAGACTAAATGcccaaggggggggggggggcactgttCGAATTACGGGGGGGTATTGGGGGGGACTTGGACCCTCCCAAAAGGGATGACAATAATAGTTTGGGGGgtactgaaaaaaatgtaataaaatataatgttaGCCTATCCaaaattgtatgtatttaaatCAGCAGTATTACCATCACATACCAACAATTCAGGACATAATCTAATGAAATACCATTTTCAAACCCTCACTCCCAGCCCAGTtgcatggcagttcgtgaaatggttacgttattGAGTGGTGATTacaaattttaatttaatgtatttaaatgggaagcatgtttcgtaatcacagcacgacaacggtagggagtagtatgaaaagcagaaaatctgcgtagggaggttggtcggggtggtggatgggtcaaacaatacaggacttttaccccggagaccggggatcacgtCCTGCGTGTTACAGTTCCTTTCAGCGTTATTCTcctcctaacctcaaccgtcccgttgatGTCGGCGTGTCCTGCTTGTGATGGtacctttccccgttcttcttttcctaacctcaaccatgccgttgttgcgtgccacagagactggggatcgtgtccctgccCCCGGGGATCGCTTCCCCGTGTGGCGGCCcagttgttgtcgccggcgcgtggcgtttaatttccccgttgttgcgtcccccagagcagcccagtgtcatggcagttcgtgaaatggtaacgttcaaAAATCGGGACCTGTaaatgaatcaataaatcaaaataacgtgattatttacgaactggcgtgagacggtttattaattaatagtaaGTGGCGGAATCAACTTTAATCTCTGCGTATGGTTTTGACTGCCATGTATATAATCATGCATTGTGCTTTGTGCTAAATGTTATGAGCTGCTTGTCATCTTAACAGGTTTTCAGAACTGTCTTAATTTGGTTGTTCATAGTGTTTCTTTCATCTATAATGAAGtcatagtctagctagctagctagctaaaagttCATGCAGCTCCTGAAGCTCTCTGTACCGAGCAAAGATTGTCCGTATCTTGGTGAAACTAAGCCAAGAATGGTTGCATTAATGCGAGCAGTTGATTATCTCATGGACAAGGTTGTCGGATGGAAACATGCTCAAATGTGTGTTTGAACTGCTGCAGAAGCTAGCTAGTCTATCTGTATTTAGGCGCGAGATACTGTAGGTCTTCACTCCCGTCCCGAACAAATTACAGTGGCACAGATTAGtggttctctctttctcttaacACATCCATGGTGTAAGCCTATATAAAATGGAGAGTGACGTCACCAGTCAAAATAGTTGTACCCCCCGAAGCTCACTGTATAATTCAAACACTGGGAATGGGTAATGAGGGACAGGTGAAACTAATCAAGGCAGGGTAGGTAATCACACAGGTGGAAAACCCACGAGGCAGGAAGTGAAGTATCTAAAATGAGAGACAAAGGTaagtaccaaaataaaacaggaaataataaCTGAAACTGGAAGCAAGGAAAACAACATTATTCAGGAGACCGAAATGTAACATATGAGTGTACTTATTCCTTTTTGAGCACGGTTACTTACGTCTTTGCTTTGTCCTTCGTCTTGTATTACGGTACTTGCCATTACCCCATGTTTGGTCTGGTTTTGTCCAAGGCACAATAATAATGAATACGTCTTAAACTACATTCcaatcagactttttttttcttttccctttcttGTTAGAgctttacatttgttttgtttctggagaaaatgtgctctggtttattggcatttctttaaaccaatcacaatcgtcttatgcggtgctaagcgccggacggagcaacggcgcctctgcaaaatagcctcgggaaggaacttgttttggtggaacgtgtacgttcaaaagtagttttagtcgtgcaatagaaaactcagattggacagatagtctagctagctgtctggatttaccctgcagagacctgaggagcagttaaccatagtcctctgaaatccaccggagtttagaacggtaacacaaagaaagaggaaggggatggacatccggcggaaaTGAGTTAAAATCCGGCGGAATTCCAGGCGGCAAccgagcaatcccggaagtggaacttcGTGGATACAGACTACTTTCCTTACGATATTGTTCCCCAACCATGCATATAACAATCTGACTGTCCAGCTCTTGCCTGTTAATGACAGTTTGCATATTTGATCCGTGTCTCGTCTATGTCTGTATCCTCACGTGTTTTCTGCACTAAGAGAACTGGAGTCaaatttcttccttttcttcctcgTTTTGTCTTCCCACCGACCATGTAATTGCCGTCCTCCTGCTCTCTTTCACctgtttataaagcataaagtataaattatcatCCAGTTCGGTGTTACACTTTCTTAGCCAACTTGTTACCACTAGTTTCACACTTCCTTTtgaaattcatggtcaataaacctcatttatataaaGTATAActcattttttaattgaaacaaaaatacagaGACTATTATTTCTAACTTATAGTTGAGATCATTGGAACTTATGTcaatggataatcacagactggcatatgtcaaagtttagtcaggatactcttttgaaaccatttaaaaatatatattgtcagttgaataaaacacccaaaattggTATTCAAATAAGTAGTGATCGTTCATTTAACTTGCAAAGAGTGTTGTATGGTACgatccatgtttatttttgggcaatttggttgaaagaaactcaTATTTCTAATATAGAAACTCTTAAAACGGCTCAAacttgacccgaggacaacatg
Encoded here:
- the LOC144521523 gene encoding serine/threonine-protein kinase pim-2-like; this encodes MAHTSMQTFKTLHSPASRKDKDNDSNAGKPRYGTVEDVKDWRSKRKASTDKGSSKKNLRADGVTYTSSSPSVISGSASVRGSKWKTDMNEDCPKKKIRGSNDTNTNEPSIVFINGSHVRQSERKAHNDTDSSSKIQSSELCLSSSICSSSDEDNIYGIPFSVKTSRAEFEANYIEIYKIAKGGFGAVYAGYRKEDVASVAIKHIPKEKVHYSEVVKNGKVYKVIAEAALMVKAAGGAESLGRSAAISLLDCYDLEEDLLLIMERPVPSMDLHQYRKAKRGFLLEDEAKTILRQMVDAAIEIHTNGVFHRDIKLENTLIEIGSHVPRARVIDFGCGCLVIKGYYYRYSGTLSKAPPEWFMFKRYKASPTTVWQLGALLYDLLDHDYSFKTSIYLERGIKINLNLSIDCQEFLQMCLVRNPNRRPSLEQLQLHPWLR